The following proteins are encoded in a genomic region of Opitutus sp.:
- the malQ gene encoding 4-alpha-glucanotransferase, which produces MTHPLFSWLQTRSSGVLLHPTALPNDQGIGVLDGSVNSLLGFMKDAGIRQWQICPLGPTGYGDSPYQCFSAFAGNPYLIDLYPLVQCGLLTDSDMDDVRQLPRDHVDYGWLYVTKFPLLFKAFSAFVSQGRKAALPYGDFEAFKHAHRSWLEPYALFLGLKDHFEGAAWWEWPAEVRFFAKAKKSALAKTVAARAEAHAFFQYLFFGQWARVRDHAKSLGIEIIGDAPIFVARDSADVWAAPQLFLVDSKTGVPLAVAGVPPDYFSADGQLWGNPLYDWSAHAAEGFAWWISRLKANFALCDIVRIDHFRAFDTYWSIPATAKTAKTGEWKQGPGLKFFAAVHAALPEARMIAEDLGDLFQSVRDLRAATGLPGMTILQFAFGGDAKNCYLPHNLTANSVVYPGTHDNNTTLGWYRTASEKECDHVRRYLHVTGDEIGWDFIRTSYASVSNMAIIPLQDLFSLGSEGRLNTPGEAAGNWQWRYSESQLRALHFEGGAAYLRDLGVLYDRV; this is translated from the coding sequence TTGACTCATCCTCTCTTCTCCTGGCTCCAAACACGCTCCTCCGGCGTTCTCCTTCACCCCACCGCGTTGCCCAACGATCAAGGCATCGGCGTTCTCGATGGTTCGGTTAATTCACTGCTCGGCTTCATGAAAGACGCCGGGATTCGCCAATGGCAGATTTGCCCGCTGGGGCCAACGGGTTATGGGGATTCTCCTTATCAGTGCTTCTCGGCATTTGCCGGTAATCCTTACCTGATCGATCTGTACCCGCTTGTTCAGTGCGGTTTGCTCACGGATTCCGACATGGATGACGTGCGCCAACTGCCCCGTGATCACGTGGATTACGGCTGGTTGTACGTCACCAAGTTCCCGCTCCTTTTCAAAGCGTTCAGCGCGTTTGTCTCCCAGGGGCGAAAAGCGGCCCTGCCCTACGGTGACTTTGAAGCGTTTAAACACGCCCATCGGTCCTGGCTTGAGCCTTATGCGCTGTTTTTGGGGTTAAAGGACCACTTTGAGGGCGCCGCTTGGTGGGAATGGCCCGCCGAGGTGCGGTTTTTCGCCAAAGCCAAGAAATCCGCGCTGGCCAAAACAGTCGCCGCACGCGCCGAAGCACATGCCTTTTTCCAGTACCTGTTCTTTGGCCAATGGGCTCGGGTCCGTGACCATGCAAAGTCACTGGGCATCGAGATTATTGGTGATGCGCCTATCTTTGTGGCCCGCGACAGCGCCGATGTCTGGGCTGCGCCACAGCTATTCCTTGTCGATTCCAAGACCGGCGTTCCGCTCGCGGTTGCGGGCGTGCCACCGGACTATTTCTCCGCCGACGGTCAGCTTTGGGGCAACCCGCTTTACGATTGGTCAGCGCATGCCGCAGAAGGCTTCGCGTGGTGGATCAGCCGCTTGAAGGCAAACTTCGCCCTGTGCGATATCGTGCGCATCGATCACTTCCGCGCCTTTGATACCTACTGGTCGATTCCTGCGACGGCCAAAACCGCCAAAACGGGTGAATGGAAACAGGGCCCGGGCCTCAAGTTCTTTGCCGCCGTCCACGCCGCCCTACCCGAGGCGCGCATGATCGCAGAAGACTTGGGCGACTTGTTTCAATCGGTTCGCGACTTGCGCGCCGCCACAGGGTTACCCGGGATGACGATTCTTCAATTCGCCTTCGGGGGCGACGCCAAGAACTGTTACCTGCCGCACAACCTCACGGCTAACTCCGTTGTTTACCCGGGTACTCACGATAATAATACCACACTCGGTTGGTATCGGACGGCCTCCGAGAAGGAGTGCGATCATGTTCGCCGCTACCTGCATGTCACGGGCGACGAAATCGGCTGGGATTTTATCCGCACGTCTTACGCTTCGGTCAGCAATATGGCGATAATCCCGCTCCAGGATCTCTTCAGTTTGGGCTCCGAGGGCCGCCTGAATACCCCTGGGGAAGCGGCTGGCAATTGGCAGTGGCGTTATTCTGAGTCGCAACTTCGAGCGCTTCACTTTGAAGGCGGTGCGGCCTACCTGCGCGATCTCGGCGTCCTCTACGACCGCGTTTGA
- a CDS encoding sigma-70 family RNA polymerase sigma factor yields MSTKAQEVALDRLLVDRFKSGDDAAFNEMVSRHWDRIYGMVHQLLRNQQDAEEVTQDAFIRAHRGLGNFRGEAAFSTWLYQIATNLARNRYWYWWRRRRDQTVSFDQPVSDSNSTPLSEVFSTDMATPGDITVNQELVDHIALGMEKIGAKHREVLILRNVKNLSYEEIAAVLGISVGTVKSRIARARESLRAAIGKDFK; encoded by the coding sequence ATGTCCACCAAAGCTCAGGAGGTCGCCTTGGATCGTCTGTTGGTTGATCGCTTTAAAAGCGGTGACGATGCCGCGTTTAATGAAATGGTGAGCCGCCACTGGGACCGCATCTATGGAATGGTCCATCAGCTCCTGCGAAACCAGCAGGATGCCGAGGAGGTCACCCAAGACGCGTTTATCCGGGCACATCGCGGGCTGGGGAACTTTCGCGGTGAGGCCGCGTTTTCGACTTGGCTGTACCAAATCGCCACCAACCTGGCGCGCAACCGCTACTGGTATTGGTGGCGGCGTCGGCGCGATCAGACGGTCTCGTTTGATCAACCGGTGAGCGACAGCAACAGCACGCCGCTTTCGGAGGTTTTCTCGACCGACATGGCCACCCCGGGTGACATCACGGTGAACCAGGAACTCGTCGATCACATCGCTTTGGGGATGGAGAAAATTGGTGCCAAGCACCGTGAGGTTTTGATTCTCAGAAACGTCAAAAACCTATCCTACGAGGAAATCGCCGCGGTTCTCGGCATTTCGGTGGGTACGGTTAAAAGCCGGATCGCCCGCGCCCGCGAAAGCCTGCGCGCGGCTATCGGAAAGGACTTCAAATGA
- a CDS encoding GatB/YqeY domain-containing protein, with protein sequence MATIYETLRADIIIAVKARDSALATILRTNDGAIQRAAMDLNKPIDDELVLVTLRKAVKNLVAANIEFAKGGRNDLIEANLKEIALVEKYLPKGFDAGKLESLVAEAIAATGALSKKEMGKVIGALKQHPDAGLIDFGAVSKLIQAKLP encoded by the coding sequence ATGGCCACGATTTACGAAACCCTCCGAGCCGACATCATCATCGCAGTCAAAGCGCGCGACAGCGCCCTTGCCACGATCCTACGCACCAACGACGGCGCCATTCAGCGTGCGGCGATGGACCTCAATAAGCCCATCGACGATGAGCTGGTCTTGGTGACCTTGCGCAAAGCCGTGAAAAACCTCGTGGCTGCCAACATCGAGTTCGCCAAAGGCGGTCGCAACGACCTGATTGAGGCCAACCTCAAGGAGATCGCCCTGGTCGAAAAGTACCTGCCCAAGGGATTCGACGCCGGCAAACTGGAGTCACTCGTCGCCGAGGCCATTGCCGCAACCGGTGCGTTAAGCAAAAAGGAGATGGGCAAAGTGATCGGCGCGCTCAAGCAGCACCCCGACGCAGGCCTCATCGATTTCGGTGCCGTCAGCAAGCTGATCCAGGCCAAACTGCCCTGA
- a CDS encoding alpha/beta fold hydrolase: MVTLPDWLKPLYPFTPRSFATPRGARMSYLDEGGDGDEAVLMLHGNPTWSFYYRELVRAVAPNMRCIVPDHIGMGLSEKPQDYPYTLESRIGDVDALLTHLGVKRIHLVVHDWGGAIGFGYAARYPQRIGKLVVLNTGAFPSPHIPSRIALCKTRFPGSALVRGLNGFAAPAVWMSMHRRKLSAAEKRGFLLPYNSWANRVAVDAFVKDIPMLPSHPTWRTLTDTAAGLKNFKNNPALIMWGGRDFCFNDYFYEEWGKRLPQAQSYYLEDAGHYVLADANTEAIPRITQFLR, from the coding sequence ATGGTAACACTACCCGACTGGCTTAAGCCCCTTTATCCTTTCACGCCGCGCTCGTTCGCGACCCCGCGCGGCGCGCGCATGAGCTACCTCGATGAGGGTGGCGACGGCGATGAGGCCGTGCTCATGCTGCACGGTAATCCGACCTGGTCGTTTTATTACCGGGAGTTGGTGAGGGCGGTCGCGCCGAACATGCGCTGCATTGTGCCTGACCACATCGGCATGGGATTATCCGAAAAGCCCCAGGACTACCCGTACACGCTGGAATCGCGTATAGGGGACGTGGATGCGCTCCTCACCCACCTTGGGGTTAAGCGTATTCATTTAGTTGTGCATGATTGGGGTGGGGCGATCGGTTTTGGCTATGCGGCGCGTTATCCCCAACGCATCGGCAAACTCGTCGTGCTCAACACCGGGGCGTTTCCCTCGCCGCACATCCCCAGTCGCATCGCCCTGTGCAAAACCCGTTTCCCCGGCTCCGCACTGGTGCGTGGGCTCAACGGTTTCGCGGCCCCCGCCGTGTGGATGTCGATGCACCGCCGCAAACTGAGCGCCGCCGAGAAACGCGGGTTTTTGCTCCCCTATAATTCGTGGGCAAACCGGGTCGCGGTGGACGCCTTCGTTAAGGATATTCCCATGCTGCCGTCGCATCCGACCTGGCGCACGCTCACCGATACGGCGGCAGGCCTGAAGAACTTTAAAAACAACCCCGCCCTCATCATGTGGGGCGGAAGGGATTTCTGCTTTAACGACTATTTTTACGAGGAGTGGGGCAAGCGCCTGCCCCAGGCGCAAAGCTACTACCTAGAGGATGCCGGCCACTATGTGCTGGCGGACGCCAATACCGAGGCGATCCCGCGCATCACGCAGTTCCTTCGTTAA
- a CDS encoding 3-oxoacyl-ACP synthase III has translation MRFNHTCIESLAVALPDEVLTTTDIEERLRPLYERLKLPFGRLELMTGIRERRVWPAGTRPSDASAAAGKAALAKSGLRAEQVELFIHSAVCRDMMEPATASFAHRKIGLPASAQIFDVSNACLGFLNSLTIAAGLIESGQIKCALIVSGENGGPLVQQTLKTLLESPLDRNGIKPFFANLTIGSGAVGAVVCHESVLPRDSSPHRLLGGIARAATVHSELCQGDNHGAEALAMQTDSEALLTAGLALAKDTWDAFTAETGYDANTADRFICHQVGSTHRRKLYEALGLDLAKDFSTFETLGNTGSVALPSTLAKAVEAGAVTDGTKVALLGIGSGLNCLMLALEW, from the coding sequence ATGCGTTTCAACCACACCTGCATCGAATCCCTCGCCGTCGCCTTGCCCGACGAGGTCCTGACCACGACCGACATCGAGGAGCGCCTGCGTCCGCTCTACGAGCGTCTGAAGCTGCCCTTTGGCCGCCTCGAGTTGATGACCGGCATTCGTGAGCGCCGGGTCTGGCCAGCTGGCACGCGTCCATCCGACGCCAGCGCAGCTGCCGGCAAAGCGGCCCTGGCCAAGTCCGGCCTGCGTGCTGAGCAGGTCGAGCTGTTTATACACAGTGCGGTGTGCCGCGATATGATGGAACCGGCCACCGCGTCCTTTGCCCACCGCAAGATCGGCCTGCCTGCCAGCGCCCAGATTTTCGATGTGTCGAACGCCTGCCTGGGTTTTCTCAACTCGCTCACCATCGCCGCGGGTCTGATTGAGAGCGGACAAATCAAATGCGCCCTAATCGTCTCCGGCGAAAACGGCGGCCCGCTTGTCCAGCAGACACTCAAAACGCTGCTGGAGTCGCCGCTGGATCGAAACGGCATCAAGCCGTTTTTCGCCAATCTCACCATTGGCTCGGGAGCGGTGGGTGCGGTTGTGTGCCACGAATCGGTTTTGCCTCGCGACTCAAGCCCGCATCGCCTGCTGGGTGGTATCGCCCGCGCGGCTACCGTGCACAGCGAGCTTTGCCAAGGTGACAACCACGGCGCCGAGGCGCTGGCCATGCAAACCGACAGCGAGGCTCTGCTCACCGCGGGTCTGGCGCTGGCGAAGGACACCTGGGATGCGTTCACCGCCGAAACCGGTTACGATGCGAACACGGCGGACCGGTTTATCTGTCACCAGGTTGGCAGTACGCATCGGCGCAAACTTTATGAGGCGCTGGGTCTGGATCTCGCCAAAGATTTTTCCACGTTTGAAACCCTGGGTAACACCGGTTCAGTTGCGCTGCCCTCCACGCTCGCCAAGGCGGTTGAAGCAGGCGCGGTGACCGACGGAACCAAGGTTGCGCTGCTCGGAATCGGCAGCGGTCTAAATTGTCTGATGCTCGCACTCGAATGGTAA
- a CDS encoding SDR family oxidoreductase — MSDFLNLTGKTFVVLGVANKKSVAWFTAKTLEEQGAVVLYSVRSPARKASLETTLAGKPVFVCDVEQEGAAARLAADVAAAGFNAIHGIVHSIAFANYSEGFKPFHETKRADFLQATAISAFSLVEVANAFKPLLVKNASVVTIGISSLQVTPDNYGYMGPIKAALESASRFLAKSFSDHSEVRFNVVGSGPLKTSASAGIPGYLESYLYAEKLTFRKRNLSTQEVANTTVFLLSERSSGVNGTTLVVDAGLGSNYFDKEVVRLAMRMESKA, encoded by the coding sequence ATGAGTGATTTCTTAAATCTCACCGGCAAGACCTTCGTGGTCCTGGGTGTCGCCAACAAAAAGAGCGTTGCCTGGTTCACCGCCAAAACTCTGGAGGAGCAGGGCGCAGTCGTGCTTTACAGCGTGCGCAGTCCCGCCCGAAAGGCGTCCTTGGAAACCACCTTGGCGGGCAAGCCGGTTTTCGTGTGCGACGTGGAGCAGGAGGGCGCAGCCGCCCGCCTCGCCGCTGACGTCGCCGCCGCTGGGTTTAACGCGATCCACGGCATCGTCCACTCGATCGCCTTCGCCAACTACAGCGAGGGGTTTAAACCGTTTCACGAAACCAAGCGCGCGGACTTCCTTCAGGCGACCGCCATCTCGGCGTTTTCGCTTGTTGAGGTGGCCAACGCGTTCAAGCCCCTGCTGGTCAAAAACGCCTCCGTGGTGACCATCGGCATCTCCTCGTTGCAGGTGACGCCCGACAACTACGGCTACATGGGCCCGATTAAGGCCGCCCTCGAGTCAGCTTCCCGGTTTTTAGCCAAATCATTCAGCGATCACAGCGAGGTGCGCTTCAACGTCGTCGGTTCCGGCCCGCTTAAAACCAGCGCCTCGGCCGGCATCCCCGGCTATTTGGAAAGTTATCTTTACGCCGAAAAACTCACCTTCCGTAAGCGTAATCTGAGTACGCAGGAAGTGGCCAACACCACGGTTTTCCTGCTCAGCGAGCGTAGCAGTGGCGTCAATGGCACCACTCTCGTCGTCGACGCCGGTCTCGGCAGTAACTACTTCGACAAAGAGGTCGTGCGGTTGGCCATGCGCATGGAGTCCAAAGCCTGA
- a CDS encoding beta-hydroxyacyl-ACP dehydratase has product MSTAVTDLIPHRPPFLFVDDIVAETADSLTARRTWRAEEDFYKGHYPSAPITPGVLLCESVFQTGALFMAKQALAAGAKPGEGVPLLAKIADVRFRSPIYPGDTILIEVKKKEVVGAFTMMTGAIKKADGTRVLTVEFAVAWKTPEGGAAAAQQQQQQQQ; this is encoded by the coding sequence ATGTCCACCGCCGTCACCGACCTCATCCCGCACCGGCCACCCTTTCTTTTTGTCGACGATATCGTCGCCGAAACCGCCGACAGCCTCACCGCCCGCCGCACCTGGCGCGCCGAGGAAGATTTCTACAAGGGCCACTACCCCTCGGCACCCATCACGCCCGGCGTTCTGCTGTGCGAATCGGTGTTTCAAACCGGCGCCTTGTTCATGGCCAAGCAGGCGCTGGCCGCGGGTGCCAAACCCGGCGAAGGCGTGCCGCTTTTGGCCAAGATAGCCGATGTGCGCTTCCGCAGCCCCATTTACCCCGGTGACACGATTCTCATCGAGGTGAAGAAAAAGGAAGTGGTCGGCGCCTTCACCATGATGACCGGTGCGATCAAAAAGGCCGATGGCACCCGGGTGCTGACAGTGGAATTCGCCGTGGCCTGGAAAACGCCCGAGGGTGGCGCCGCCGCAGCTCAACAGCAGCAGCAGCAACAGCAGTGA
- a CDS encoding glycosyltransferase family 61 protein: MKTSTSSYLPPPVACERLDALLARFGGSYLDSKNVETESGATSAASWVAQLPGGRVFGSGTVLAPDGSSVAIDVSTDFGGPADSHWLLGYPQIRRPVRIAGATAVVAVNLGTRYCHWLLEELPRLLALERAAGTGIIVSQRAPFIREAFDLGRFSGPILAVGRHTHFECEQLLIPPLTDRAGNPSPLGVKRVYEFTAPWRGTAPVFGDKIYVSRENAERRRVLNEAELWPQLEARGFTKLRLEELSWLDQINAFAHAREVVAPHGAGLANLVFSPAGTRVVEFFHRAYVNPCFGRLAELKTLDYHAVIPPGPDAIRHEPRGNRLDLQADVPAILAALRKN, translated from the coding sequence TTGAAGACGAGCACCTCCAGCTACCTGCCGCCGCCCGTCGCCTGCGAGCGGCTGGACGCCCTGCTCGCGCGTTTTGGCGGGAGTTATCTTGATTCGAAAAACGTAGAGACTGAGTCAGGCGCAACGTCCGCAGCCAGCTGGGTTGCGCAGTTGCCAGGCGGCCGGGTTTTTGGCTCCGGCACCGTGCTCGCCCCCGATGGAAGCTCCGTGGCTATTGATGTATCCACCGATTTCGGCGGGCCGGCCGATTCACATTGGCTACTCGGTTACCCCCAGATCCGGCGACCGGTGCGAATTGCCGGTGCGACGGCGGTGGTCGCGGTCAATCTCGGCACCCGCTATTGCCACTGGTTGCTCGAAGAGTTGCCACGGCTGCTGGCGCTGGAGCGAGCGGCGGGAACGGGCATTATTGTCAGTCAGCGCGCGCCGTTTATTCGAGAAGCCTTTGATTTGGGCCGTTTTTCAGGCCCGATTTTGGCGGTTGGGCGCCATACGCATTTTGAGTGCGAACAGCTTTTGATTCCACCGCTCACGGACAGGGCAGGGAACCCGAGCCCACTTGGGGTCAAGCGCGTGTATGAGTTCACCGCACCCTGGCGGGGGACTGCGCCTGTTTTTGGCGATAAAATTTACGTGAGTCGCGAAAACGCCGAACGCAGGCGCGTGCTCAACGAAGCCGAGCTGTGGCCGCAATTGGAGGCGCGCGGGTTCACGAAATTGCGGCTCGAGGAGCTCTCCTGGCTGGACCAGATCAACGCCTTCGCCCATGCCCGCGAAGTGGTGGCGCCGCATGGAGCGGGGCTGGCCAACTTGGTTTTCAGTCCAGCGGGCACGCGGGTGGTGGAGTTTTTCCACCGCGCGTATGTTAACCCCTGCTTCGGCCGCCTGGCGGAACTGAAAACCCTCGATTACCACGCCGTGATACCCCCTGGACCGGATGCGATTCGCCATGAACCCCGTGGGAACCGCCTCGACCTGCAGGCCGATGTGCCGGCCATCCTCGCCGCGCTACGAAAAAACTAG
- a CDS encoding DEAD/DEAH box helicase gives MSFSSLGLSAPLLQALAERNYLTPTPIQSAAIPAILRGGDVWASAQTGSGKTAAFTFPLLQTLAATPRGRGRFVRALILVPTRELAAQIGEALLAYGRHLPGTESFKTMVVTGGVSINPQMMALSGGADIIVATPGRLLDLVDHNAVSLSAVTTLVLDEADRLFSLGFADELARVIALLPARRQNLLFSATFPPAVWKLAENLLLNPTRIQMPAAPTDTPDIQQRAFEVDAPLRTQLLRNLIELNGWTRVLVFVATKYTTEHVAEKLRRAGIDAAALHGELSQGARTQALADFKASQVRVLIATDVASRGIDIASLPVVVNYDLPRSPADYVHRIGRTGRAGESGVAVSFISAETDAHFRLIEKRNRLSIVREQLEGLEPTDVIVPTAPGTGGVKGKRKSKKDKLREAAGLPPTTPPPSAGKSAAAPMAEEPKEYFSWSPRLQPRRR, from the coding sequence ATGTCTTTTTCTTCTCTCGGCCTGTCCGCGCCACTGCTCCAAGCCCTCGCCGAGCGCAATTACCTCACGCCCACGCCGATTCAATCCGCCGCCATTCCTGCGATCCTGCGCGGGGGCGATGTCTGGGCCTCCGCACAAACCGGTTCCGGTAAAACCGCCGCCTTCACCTTTCCGCTGCTGCAAACCCTCGCCGCCACCCCGCGCGGTCGCGGCCGGTTTGTGCGGGCGCTGATTCTGGTTCCCACGCGCGAGCTCGCCGCGCAAATCGGCGAAGCCCTTTTGGCCTATGGGCGCCATTTGCCCGGCACCGAGTCGTTTAAAACCATGGTCGTCACCGGTGGCGTTTCCATCAATCCGCAGATGATGGCGCTCAGCGGCGGCGCCGACATCATCGTGGCCACACCCGGGCGGCTACTCGATCTGGTTGATCACAACGCCGTGTCGCTGTCCGCAGTGACCACACTGGTGCTCGACGAGGCCGACCGGCTCTTCTCGCTGGGTTTTGCTGATGAACTCGCGCGCGTTATCGCCCTGCTCCCTGCACGCCGCCAGAACCTGCTATTTTCCGCCACCTTTCCTCCGGCGGTGTGGAAACTCGCCGAGAATCTTTTGCTTAATCCCACGCGCATCCAAATGCCCGCGGCGCCCACCGACACGCCCGACATTCAGCAACGCGCCTTCGAGGTCGACGCGCCGCTGCGCACCCAACTCCTGCGCAATCTCATCGAGCTCAATGGCTGGACTCGCGTGCTGGTTTTTGTCGCCACAAAGTACACCACCGAGCACGTCGCCGAAAAACTGCGACGCGCCGGAATCGACGCGGCCGCGCTTCACGGCGAACTCAGCCAAGGCGCGCGCACGCAGGCGCTGGCGGATTTCAAGGCGAGCCAGGTGCGCGTTCTCATCGCCACCGATGTCGCCTCGCGGGGCATCGACATTGCCAGCCTGCCTGTGGTGGTGAACTACGACCTGCCGCGCTCACCGGCCGATTACGTTCACCGCATCGGCCGCACCGGGCGCGCCGGCGAAAGCGGGGTCGCGGTGAGTTTTATCAGCGCGGAAACCGACGCGCATTTCCGCCTCATTGAGAAGCGGAACCGGCTGTCGATTGTGCGAGAACAACTCGAAGGGCTGGAGCCCACCGACGTCATCGTGCCGACTGCGCCGGGCACGGGAGGCGTTAAGGGTAAGCGCAAAAGCAAAAAGGATAAACTGCGCGAGGCCGCGGGCTTGCCCCCGACCACGCCGCCTCCAAGTGCCGGAAAATCGGCCGCTGCGCCGATGGCCGAGGAGCCCAAGGAGTATTTCTCGTGGTCGCCGCGTTTGCAGCCGCGCCGCCGCTAA
- a CDS encoding AMP-binding protein, which translates to MDETALFPPAHVSRWLAWPVAVACRFLYRIRVLNAERVPQAGGALIVANHLSYMDVIVLQVACPRPIRYVGHETFLKQSWFFRLVFQLTGTIPVSPTSALETVRRVTLALQAGELVLVFPEGGISRTGQLMKLERGFELMARKAGVPVIPVAHDGLWGSVFSFSDNKYLFKSPRLMRSAVCVAWGEPIPAERAQAGEVRHALLDLGCAAYDERPQLKRNLGNEIVRRLGRNPRSVVMVDRTAARRELTAAQLFAAAAALSVHLRRNVPERRVGIVLPPGAGATIANLAVLCAGKIPVNLNFTAGRAAIEASLRMAGLKTIVSADAMRAKITGFPWPESTLDLTSVFQQIGGKRALLPWYLAAMILPNQCLPWLLRLPDRGDTEEAGLLFTSGTSGEPKGVVLSHRNILANCWQFSTLSLFPPSAVMLSCLPVFHSFGFTVNMWYPLLRGCRSVSVPSPLETQKIIDAIREEAVSVMVGAPTFMRPILKKAVPADLRSLEILVSGAERLPIDLYEGFLGKFHLSVLQGYGMTEASPATNVNQPDPLLPTDTAAAQQGKRFGSVGRMMAGMTARVFNPETLEQLPLGATGVVAFRGANLFRGYLDNPKKTAEVFHDGWYLTGDLGRFDEDGFLFIEGRLSRFSKIAGEMVPHGNVEQALIEGFALNQDEGYALVVIGVADANKGEQLVILTTSDELTVERVRVTLAAAGLPNLWVPKVVVRVDQIPVLGTGKLDLKGCKDLAQKNTLGAPSGG; encoded by the coding sequence ATGGATGAAACCGCTTTGTTTCCCCCAGCGCATGTGAGCCGCTGGTTGGCATGGCCGGTAGCCGTAGCCTGCCGGTTCCTTTACCGCATCCGCGTGCTCAACGCCGAGCGCGTGCCGCAGGCGGGTGGGGCGCTCATCGTCGCCAACCACCTGTCCTACATGGACGTCATCGTGCTGCAGGTGGCCTGCCCGCGGCCCATTCGCTACGTGGGGCATGAGACATTCCTAAAACAAAGCTGGTTTTTCCGTTTGGTTTTTCAGCTCACCGGAACCATCCCGGTCTCCCCGACCAGTGCGCTCGAAACGGTTCGCCGCGTCACCTTGGCGCTCCAAGCAGGAGAATTGGTCCTGGTTTTCCCTGAGGGCGGCATTTCGCGCACAGGGCAACTCATGAAGTTGGAACGGGGCTTTGAGTTAATGGCTCGTAAAGCCGGGGTGCCCGTCATTCCCGTGGCGCACGATGGCCTCTGGGGCTCGGTGTTTTCGTTTTCAGATAACAAGTATCTTTTTAAATCACCGCGGCTCATGCGTTCTGCCGTCTGTGTGGCCTGGGGCGAGCCGATTCCCGCCGAGCGCGCGCAGGCGGGTGAAGTGCGCCATGCGCTATTGGACCTGGGCTGCGCGGCCTATGACGAGCGGCCGCAATTGAAACGCAATCTGGGTAACGAGATCGTTCGCCGCCTGGGCCGTAACCCGCGTTCGGTGGTCATGGTTGATCGCACGGCGGCTCGTCGTGAGTTGACCGCGGCCCAGCTCTTTGCTGCCGCGGCTGCCCTGTCTGTTCATTTGCGCCGGAACGTGCCGGAACGACGCGTGGGCATCGTGCTGCCGCCGGGGGCTGGAGCGACCATCGCCAACCTTGCGGTGCTCTGTGCGGGCAAGATTCCGGTGAACCTCAATTTCACAGCCGGACGCGCCGCCATCGAGGCGAGCCTGCGTATGGCGGGCCTAAAAACGATCGTCTCCGCCGACGCGATGCGGGCGAAAATCACCGGCTTTCCGTGGCCCGAATCCACGCTGGATTTAACCTCGGTGTTTCAACAGATCGGCGGCAAGCGCGCGCTGTTGCCCTGGTATTTGGCCGCCATGATATTGCCCAACCAATGTCTGCCTTGGCTCCTGCGTTTGCCGGATCGCGGCGACACCGAAGAGGCGGGCCTGCTCTTTACCAGCGGCACCTCGGGCGAGCCCAAGGGTGTGGTGCTGAGCCATCGCAACATTTTGGCCAACTGCTGGCAATTTTCCACGCTCTCCCTGTTTCCGCCCTCCGCCGTGATGTTGAGCTGCCTGCCGGTTTTCCACAGTTTCGGCTTCACGGTGAACATGTGGTACCCGCTGCTGCGCGGTTGCCGCTCGGTGTCGGTTCCCAGTCCGCTGGAAACCCAAAAGATCATCGATGCCATTCGCGAGGAAGCGGTCAGCGTGATGGTGGGCGCCCCCACGTTTATGCGCCCCATCTTAAAAAAAGCGGTGCCCGCCGACCTTCGTTCGCTGGAGATTCTTGTTTCCGGCGCCGAGCGCTTACCGATCGACCTGTACGAGGGATTTCTGGGTAAGTTTCACCTCAGCGTTCTCCAAGGCTATGGGATGACGGAGGCCTCGCCGGCAACCAATGTGAACCAGCCTGACCCCCTGTTGCCGACCGACACCGCAGCCGCGCAGCAGGGCAAGCGCTTTGGCTCGGTCGGGCGCATGATGGCCGGCATGACCGCCCGAGTGTTTAACCCCGAGACGCTGGAGCAATTGCCTCTGGGCGCGACCGGTGTGGTGGCGTTCCGCGGGGCAAACCTGTTTCGCGGCTACCTCGATAACCCGAAGAAAACCGCTGAGGTGTTTCACGACGGCTGGTACCTGACCGGTGACCTCGGGCGCTTCGATGAAGACGGTTTTCTTTTTATCGAGGGGCGCCTTTCGCGTTTTTCTAAAATTGCCGGCGAGATGGTGCCACATGGCAACGTTGAGCAGGCCCTGATCGAGGGCTTCGCGCTCAACCAGGACGAGGGTTATGCGCTGGTTGTCATCGGGGTGGCCGACGCGAACAAGGGAGAACAACTCGTGATCCTTACCACCAGCGACGAGCTCACGGTGGAGCGGGTGAGGGTAACGCTCGCCGCCGCCGGTTTGCCGAATCTGTGGGTGCCGAAGGTGGTGGTGCGCGTCGACCAGATCCCTGTCTTGGGCACAGGCAAACTCGACCTCAAGGGCTGTAAGGATCTCGCGCAAAAAAACACTCTCGGTGCGCCTTCGGGCGGGTAG